Proteins found in one Pontibacter sp. SGAir0037 genomic segment:
- a CDS encoding glycosyltransferase — protein MLNNLAFTICSINYLAQAITLGNSLKDSNPEVGFRIYLVDKLKGKEDVKDRIPFTMVEIEDVPVTDFEGMIVRYNITELNTAVKPFIIDYIFKTEADVNNIVYFDPDIMVFGSLEPLKKRLSEYSIVLTPQILSPSNEHPHGIDEKSFLATGVFNLGFLALSRHEETFRFLDWWKLRLIDQCYNNSTLQLFYDQKWLNFAPIFFNTVYIEKDPGYNMAGWNLHERKLTKKNNTYVVNYKTDLVFYHFSSVKVHSDNICEYLTLKLDARPDLKDVIDTYRSNLLTNGNDLFSSYSCYYSKFYRGMTVYYPRFHWVTIYRRTRINLGKLKRLIFKD, from the coding sequence GTGTTAAATAATCTAGCGTTCACAATCTGTTCTATTAATTACCTTGCTCAAGCTATAACATTAGGCAATTCGCTTAAGGATTCAAATCCAGAAGTAGGATTCAGGATATATCTGGTAGATAAGCTAAAGGGCAAAGAGGATGTTAAGGATAGGATTCCTTTTACAATGGTAGAAATAGAGGATGTGCCTGTAACTGACTTCGAAGGCATGATTGTTCGATACAATATAACTGAATTAAACACTGCTGTAAAGCCTTTTATTATTGATTACATTTTTAAAACAGAGGCAGATGTAAATAATATTGTATATTTTGACCCAGATATAATGGTTTTTGGAAGTCTTGAGCCATTAAAGAAACGGCTCTCTGAGTATTCCATTGTACTTACACCTCAGATTTTATCGCCCAGTAATGAGCATCCTCATGGTATTGATGAAAAAAGTTTTTTAGCAACCGGGGTTTTTAATTTAGGTTTTTTAGCACTCTCAAGGCATGAAGAAACCTTCAGGTTCCTTGATTGGTGGAAGTTACGACTCATTGATCAATGTTATAATAATTCAACACTACAACTATTCTACGATCAGAAGTGGCTTAATTTCGCCCCAATATTTTTCAATACGGTGTATATTGAAAAAGATCCAGGCTACAATATGGCTGGGTGGAATTTACATGAGAGAAAGCTGACAAAGAAGAATAATACTTATGTGGTAAATTATAAAACTGATTTGGTATTTTACCATTTTAGTAGCGTTAAGGTTCATTCTGATAATATTTGTGAATATTTAACACTAAAATTAGATGCTAGGCCTGATTTGAAAGATGTAATTGATACCTATAGAAGCAACTTATTAACGAATGGTAACGATCTTTTTAGTTCTTATTCGTGTTACTATTCGAAGTTTTATAGAGGAATGACGGTTTATTATCCAAGGTTTCATTGGGTTACTATTTACAGAAGAACAAGAATTAATCTAGGGAAGCTTAAAAGACTTATTTTTAAAGATTAA
- a CDS encoding DUF563 domain-containing protein, which yields MIIAHPEYNVDRNLPRNFEEKDRVLFQFALSVKITPTTVEVVNNVDILRNTIFNRYKLKFYSNHALLQKDSIKEKICKLLMLCRSSKKVDKAIWIIDSWSSGYFHWFTDALPRLIASEKLLNNHVVLLPKAYQKEEFILQSLEMLDMQVEFYSTIQRVHLAELILPSHTAPVSGNYNQVYINKVRDKFLRENNLAPTRKIYISRKKANKRKILNEDSIVPLLESFGYELHYFEDYEFKDQLTLMHQTKYLVSLHGAGLTNMLFMAKGGKILELRNANDPYNNCYFSLASDLNHNYYYLSNIGNTSETHNVNITVDIPSLIEVLELMEA from the coding sequence GTGATTATTGCACATCCAGAGTACAATGTAGATAGAAATCTTCCAAGGAATTTTGAAGAAAAAGACAGGGTGTTATTTCAATTTGCTCTGTCTGTTAAAATAACTCCTACAACTGTGGAAGTGGTAAATAATGTGGATATATTAAGAAATACTATATTTAACAGATATAAATTAAAGTTTTATTCAAATCACGCTCTCTTACAAAAAGACTCTATAAAGGAAAAAATTTGTAAGCTGCTAATGTTATGTCGTTCCTCTAAGAAAGTTGATAAAGCTATCTGGATTATTGACTCATGGAGTAGTGGCTATTTTCATTGGTTTACAGATGCTCTTCCAAGATTAATTGCCTCTGAAAAATTACTAAATAACCATGTTGTTTTGCTTCCTAAGGCATATCAGAAAGAAGAATTTATCTTACAATCGCTTGAAATGTTGGATATGCAGGTTGAGTTCTACTCCACTATACAGCGAGTACATTTAGCTGAACTAATATTGCCTTCCCATACTGCACCTGTGTCTGGAAACTATAACCAGGTTTACATAAATAAAGTAAGGGATAAATTTTTGAGGGAGAACAATCTTGCCCCAACTAGAAAAATTTATATAAGCAGAAAAAAAGCCAATAAACGCAAAATATTAAATGAAGATTCTATAGTTCCTTTACTTGAATCATTTGGATATGAGTTACATTATTTTGAAGATTATGAATTTAAGGATCAGTTAACTTTGATGCATCAGACTAAGTATTTGGTTTCACTACATGGAGCTGGTTTAACTAATATGCTTTTTATGGCAAAAGGCGGAAAGATTCTTGAGCTTAGAAACGCTAATGACCCTTATAATAATTGCTATTTTTCGTTAGCGTCAGACTTAAATCATAATTACTACTACTTGTCAAATATTGGTAATACAAGTGAAACCCATAACGTTAATATAACAGTAGACATTCCAAGTTTAATAGAAGTGCTTGAGCTAATGGAAGCTTAA
- a CDS encoding nucleotide-diphospho-sugar transferase — MFETPILFLIFNRPGTTKKVFEKIREIKPKILFVAADGAREGNIQEVNNCTLARQIATDVDWECEVKTLFRNKNLGCKVAVSTALNWFFSEVEEGIILEDDCLPSLSFFKYCKVLLEKFRYNPEVITINGCNYGYQYDKASYFYSRHFNAWGWATWRRASEAVLYDLPDWDKLTEDNKNSFLYGRLKLSPVDLDKPWIEYWKKIFDSISDGALNTWDYFWLYYQLKNKKYSVLPAVNLIKNIGFDEMATHTTFATHPAALLDANELPFPLKENKEVRVNIDFEANALQPISYMYIRKQNYFYIKKQLLKIPFFRQMICFKKKMFS, encoded by the coding sequence ATGTTTGAGACACCAATACTTTTTCTGATTTTCAATCGTCCCGGTACTACAAAAAAAGTATTTGAAAAAATCCGTGAGATCAAACCTAAGATTTTGTTTGTTGCCGCAGATGGTGCTCGTGAAGGTAATATACAAGAAGTAAACAATTGTACTCTTGCCCGCCAAATTGCAACTGATGTCGATTGGGAATGTGAAGTAAAAACCTTATTCAGAAATAAAAATTTAGGTTGTAAAGTAGCAGTGAGTACAGCTCTTAACTGGTTTTTCAGTGAAGTAGAAGAAGGAATAATTTTAGAAGATGATTGTCTTCCATCTCTTTCTTTTTTTAAGTATTGTAAAGTGCTCCTGGAAAAGTTTAGATACAATCCTGAGGTTATTACTATAAATGGTTGCAATTACGGTTATCAGTATGATAAAGCTTCTTATTTTTATTCAAGACATTTTAATGCTTGGGGATGGGCTACCTGGAGAAGAGCATCAGAAGCAGTTTTATATGATCTTCCTGATTGGGATAAATTAACTGAAGATAATAAAAACTCTTTTTTATATGGCAGGCTTAAACTTTCACCAGTTGATCTAGATAAACCTTGGATTGAATACTGGAAAAAAATTTTTGACAGTATTTCTGATGGAGCATTAAATACATGGGATTATTTCTGGCTTTATTATCAGCTAAAGAATAAAAAGTATTCAGTTTTACCTGCCGTTAATCTTATTAAAAATATTGGCTTTGATGAAATGGCTACACACACAACATTTGCCACACATCCAGCTGCTCTATTAGATGCAAATGAACTTCCGTTCCCTTTGAAGGAGAATAAAGAAGTTAGAGTGAATATTGATTTTGAAGCAAATGCTTTACAGCCAATCAGTTATATGTATATAAGGAAGCAAAATTATTTCTACATAAAGAAACAACTTTTAAAAATTCCCTTCTTCAGGCAAATGATTTGCTTTAAAAAGAAAATGTTTAGTTAA
- a CDS encoding glycosyltransferase yields the protein MKVLHVSTYKTGGAGIAAFRLHKGLLALGVASEFLYLNHETENFLKKPAPPLPPPLPLYKRIFSKIISKAVNRSQNKNDVTTGSADEAKGSYEAFTSPITDLDITQHPAYEAADIVHLHWVADFLDYPSFFSKNVKPIVWTLHDMNPLQGGFHYLGDAAANPHLAALELKYLNMKEVALSAVRSMSVVALSRWLLQLSTNKSILNRFSHTLIPNGVDINVFKPLNKGFAREALGLPAAKTIALFVSERLSVRRKGFDLMQDVISKFSDQDQVLFCAVGIQDTAPKPNTVYLGAIRDEQLMAIVYAACDVFILPSREDNLPNVMLEALACGTPVVATNVGGIPDVVIPDFNGLLAQDTTGEALYEALQIFIERKSLFDSGQIREDLLKKYTIAKQASAYLKLYNEIL from the coding sequence ATGAAAGTGCTGCACGTTTCTACCTATAAAACGGGTGGTGCAGGCATTGCAGCTTTCCGGCTGCATAAAGGCCTATTAGCTTTAGGGGTTGCTTCTGAATTCTTGTACTTAAACCATGAAACAGAAAATTTCTTAAAAAAGCCTGCACCTCCGTTGCCGCCGCCACTCCCTTTATACAAAAGAATTTTTTCTAAGATCATAAGCAAAGCTGTCAACAGATCACAAAATAAAAATGATGTTACTACTGGCTCAGCAGATGAAGCGAAAGGTAGTTACGAAGCTTTTACTTCACCTATAACTGACCTTGACATTACGCAGCACCCGGCTTACGAGGCAGCCGATATTGTGCACCTGCATTGGGTGGCAGACTTTCTGGATTATCCATCCTTCTTTTCAAAGAATGTAAAGCCGATCGTGTGGACCCTGCACGATATGAATCCCCTACAAGGAGGCTTTCACTACCTAGGTGATGCTGCAGCAAACCCTCATTTGGCCGCTCTTGAACTTAAGTACCTAAATATGAAAGAGGTGGCGCTATCAGCTGTGCGTAGCATGTCTGTTGTGGCGCTGTCAAGGTGGTTATTACAGCTGTCTACTAATAAATCAATACTAAATCGCTTTTCACATACTCTAATTCCGAATGGTGTTGATATAAATGTTTTCAAGCCATTAAATAAAGGTTTTGCAAGAGAAGCTTTGGGGTTGCCTGCAGCTAAAACAATTGCATTGTTTGTAAGCGAACGGCTTAGTGTCAGAAGAAAAGGGTTCGATCTGATGCAGGATGTTATAAGTAAGTTCAGTGATCAAGATCAGGTATTATTTTGTGCAGTGGGTATACAAGATACGGCACCAAAACCTAATACTGTTTATCTCGGTGCTATACGAGATGAGCAACTTATGGCTATTGTTTATGCCGCCTGTGATGTCTTTATCTTGCCAAGTCGAGAAGATAACCTTCCCAATGTTATGCTGGAAGCTTTAGCATGTGGAACTCCTGTTGTCGCAACTAATGTTGGAGGCATACCTGATGTTGTTATTCCAGACTTTAATGGCCTGCTTGCTCAGGATACAACTGGTGAAGCCTTATATGAAGCGCTTCAGATATTTATAGAAAGAAAAAGCTTATTTGATTCAGGTCAGATAAGAGAAGATCTCTTGAAGAAGTATACTATAGCAAAACAGGCATCTGCTTATTTAAAACTATATAATGAAATTTTATAA
- a CDS encoding FkbM family methyltransferase, translating to MAADGPRPGKEGEAELCNQTRQLVKNGIDWDCELKFLFRDENLGCGLAPSSAITWFFDHEEAGIILEDDCLPSPSFFTYAAYCLEKYQHNPKIMHIGGNNFLDNSWGEHTYFYSAYNHVWGWATWRRAWQLYNFDLLAFDKAKLYRSMNAYFPKEISKSWVSFYKSLTEKHKEDPERRCDFWDYQWSFCIWLNQGLCVYPNVNLVSNIGFGPGATHTFDVAHKFSNLPYQKLQRISSPPHIKQNKEADLLSSEVVFALKSKSDSKELTVQLQQLNHFALMKMKQIAGRVIPRTIKESIRTVLYPNRLHQEVKKSDEQLELERINNIPRYIEGMTSLLTGSFSFVDSASFIFMYDEIFKKNIYAFNCADKNPYIIDCGANIGLSIYYFKTLFPEAKILAFEPDPKVYQVLQANVQGLSDVVLKERALWDEETSMEFFSEGADGGSLNEVSGIVDRVEILTEKLSTYITQKVNFLKIDIEGAELKVLAECEGKLHFVQNIFIEYHSFVESSQELAALLAILERNGFRYHINSPGLSSGQPFMHLNTYNGMDMQLNIYAFKK from the coding sequence CATAACATGGTTTTTTGATCATGAAGAGGCAGGTATAATTCTTGAAGATGACTGCCTGCCTTCGCCCTCTTTCTTTACTTATGCAGCTTATTGCCTGGAGAAATACCAGCACAACCCGAAGATAATGCATATTGGCGGTAACAACTTTTTAGATAACAGTTGGGGCGAACATACTTATTTCTACTCTGCCTATAACCATGTATGGGGCTGGGCAACCTGGCGTCGGGCGTGGCAATTGTATAATTTCGATTTATTAGCATTTGATAAAGCTAAACTCTACAGATCTATGAATGCTTATTTCCCCAAAGAAATAAGTAAAAGCTGGGTTAGCTTTTATAAGTCTTTAACAGAAAAGCATAAAGAAGATCCGGAACGCAGGTGCGACTTCTGGGATTATCAATGGTCCTTTTGTATCTGGTTAAACCAAGGTTTGTGTGTATACCCAAATGTTAATCTTGTTTCAAATATTGGTTTTGGACCAGGAGCTACGCATACGTTTGATGTAGCGCATAAATTTAGTAATTTGCCATATCAAAAACTTCAACGTATTTCTTCACCTCCTCACATAAAACAAAATAAAGAAGCTGACCTTCTATCGAGTGAAGTTGTATTCGCTTTAAAATCTAAGTCTGATTCAAAGGAGCTTACTGTACAATTGCAACAACTGAATCATTTCGCGCTTATGAAAATGAAGCAAATTGCTGGTCGTGTTATTCCTCGAACTATTAAAGAAAGTATTAGAACTGTTTTATACCCAAATAGATTACACCAGGAAGTTAAAAAAAGCGATGAGCAACTTGAGTTAGAAAGAATTAATAACATTCCACGATACATTGAGGGAATGACATCTCTTCTTACTGGTAGCTTTAGTTTTGTGGATAGTGCCTCCTTTATATTTATGTATGATGAGATATTTAAAAAGAACATTTATGCTTTTAATTGTGCTGATAAAAATCCTTACATTATAGATTGTGGTGCTAACATAGGTCTAAGTATCTATTATTTTAAAACTTTATTCCCTGAAGCTAAAATTCTGGCATTTGAGCCTGACCCAAAAGTGTATCAGGTGCTTCAGGCAAATGTACAAGGGCTAAGTGATGTGGTACTAAAAGAAAGAGCATTATGGGATGAAGAGACCAGCATGGAATTCTTTTCTGAAGGTGCGGATGGTGGCAGCTTAAATGAAGTATCCGGAATAGTAGATAGGGTGGAAATTCTGACTGAAAAACTCAGCACTTATATAACCCAAAAAGTCAATTTTCTAAAGATTGATATTGAAGGGGCAGAGCTTAAGGTTTTAGCAGAATGTGAAGGTAAATTACACTTTGTACAAAATATTTTTATTGAATATCATTCTTTTGTTGAGAGCAGCCAGGAACTTGCAGCATTATTGGCAATACTAGAGAGAAATGGTTTCAGGTATCATATCAATAGTCCGGGTTTATCTTCGGGACAACCCTTCATGCATCTGAATACATACAATGGGATGGATATGCAGTTAAACATTTATGCTTTTAAGAAATGA
- a CDS encoding glycosyltransferase family A protein has protein sequence MSDKAVISIIIPCYNSGDFLTDAIESVYNQTFTGNYTIIIVDDGSTDGTTHVLLKQLQQQDQKIKIFYQENKGPAAARNRGVRASDSKYLLFLDSDNKLRPEYIYKALKVLEANEEIGVVYGAPNFFGDSTVPRFTPHEFDMYTMHRGNCIDMCAVVRREAWSSVGGFDENRLLIGHEDWDLWIMIGAKGWKFHYIQEVLYDYRVREGSVIVNANQGDKVAKVLEYFHVKHKEILLRNFNQLYQKKLFYEQEHKNPFRLFAKYFYHEFLINLLPPKLKK, from the coding sequence ATGTCAGATAAGGCTGTAATTTCCATAATTATTCCCTGCTATAATTCAGGAGATTTTTTGACTGATGCCATAGAGAGCGTGTACAACCAAACTTTTACTGGTAACTATACTATCATCATAGTAGATGACGGTTCAACAGATGGTACTACGCATGTGCTATTGAAGCAACTGCAACAGCAAGATCAGAAGATAAAAATTTTTTACCAGGAAAATAAAGGTCCGGCGGCTGCCAGAAATAGAGGAGTAAGAGCATCTGATTCTAAGTATTTGCTATTTCTGGATAGTGATAATAAACTTAGACCCGAGTACATCTATAAGGCACTAAAAGTGCTTGAAGCAAATGAAGAAATTGGTGTGGTGTATGGTGCTCCCAATTTTTTTGGAGATTCTACAGTTCCCAGGTTCACCCCACATGAATTTGATATGTATACAATGCACAGAGGGAATTGTATAGACATGTGTGCAGTTGTAAGACGAGAGGCGTGGAGCAGTGTAGGAGGATTCGATGAGAATAGATTGCTGATTGGCCATGAGGACTGGGATTTATGGATCATGATAGGAGCAAAAGGATGGAAATTTCACTACATTCAAGAAGTCTTGTATGATTATAGGGTAAGGGAAGGCTCTGTTATTGTGAATGCGAATCAAGGCGACAAAGTGGCCAAGGTATTGGAATACTTTCATGTGAAGCATAAAGAAATATTACTAAGGAATTTCAATCAGCTGTATCAAAAAAAGCTTTTTTATGAGCAGGAACATAAAAATCCTTTTCGGCTTTTTGCAAAATATTTTTATCATGAATTTTTAATTAATTTACTCCCACCCAAGCTAAAGAAGTAA
- a CDS encoding acyltransferase, with protein sequence MLAHHNNFDFLRLLFAILVIITHSYTLTGVFYNDGMYQLTNKQITFSRIGLYGFFTISGYLILQSLNNSSSLSEYYIKRVLRIFPGLFVVLVLTVIFFSLLSNTFSPIGYFTLSKEPYTYVISNLLPFGPFQGTILDTIKNNPYPVFINASIWTLRYEVLFYIVLSSIFFIRRRKQIVNLLLAVTFIVLYVLRFHDSNFLQFVLFNQFNIEPDTFILASQQTNYKMTGFRPFALIDFGLYFTAGALLSSFRFDSYKNKGKLASILFIVSLIAIAYNIYVLLEVFMFPVIILTIGLANTKWIGGLNSKIGDLSYGVYIYGFVIQQVLLHFFDFNQLELTLATIPIALIAGYFSWNLIEKRFIRLKNSKQVEPRILVSR encoded by the coding sequence ATGTTAGCTCACCATAATAATTTCGATTTTCTTAGGTTGTTGTTTGCAATACTTGTTATCATTACCCATTCATATACCCTCACAGGCGTTTTCTATAACGATGGGATGTACCAATTAACTAATAAACAGATTACTTTTTCAAGAATAGGCTTATATGGGTTTTTTACTATAAGTGGTTATTTAATTTTGCAGAGTTTGAATAACAGCTCAAGCTTGTCTGAGTATTACATAAAAAGGGTTTTAAGAATTTTCCCAGGGTTATTTGTAGTACTTGTTTTAACAGTGATATTTTTTTCCTTACTGTCCAATACATTTAGCCCAATTGGTTATTTTACCCTCTCAAAAGAGCCCTATACTTATGTGATTAGCAACCTTTTGCCCTTCGGACCTTTTCAAGGTACAATATTAGATACTATCAAAAACAACCCATATCCTGTGTTCATAAATGCATCAATTTGGACTTTACGTTATGAGGTACTTTTCTATATAGTGCTTAGTTCTATCTTCTTTATTAGGAGGAGGAAGCAAATTGTTAATCTTTTATTAGCAGTGACATTTATTGTGTTATATGTGCTTAGATTTCATGATAGTAATTTTTTACAATTTGTATTGTTTAATCAGTTTAATATAGAGCCTGATACATTTATATTAGCAAGTCAACAAACTAATTATAAGATGACTGGTTTTAGACCTTTCGCATTGATAGACTTTGGGCTTTATTTTACTGCAGGTGCTTTGTTATCATCATTTAGATTTGATTCTTATAAGAATAAGGGAAAACTTGCTAGTATATTATTTATAGTTTCATTGATTGCTATAGCTTATAATATTTATGTTCTATTAGAAGTTTTTATGTTCCCCGTCATTATTTTAACAATAGGTTTAGCTAATACAAAATGGATTGGGGGGCTTAATAGTAAGATTGGTGACCTTTCTTATGGAGTGTATATATATGGATTTGTAATACAACAAGTTTTATTACATTTTTTTGACTTTAATCAGTTGGAGTTAACATTAGCAACTATACCGATTGCGCTAATAGCTGGTTACTTTTCATGGAACCTGATAGAAAAGCGGTTTATCAGGTTGAAAAATTCAAAACAAGTCGAACCACGCATACTGGTTTCGAGATAG
- a CDS encoding glycosyltransferase family 2 protein, with protein MKISVLTICFNAEAYIERAIQSVLQQRHADWEHIVIDGGSTDGTVDILKKYSHLKWISEPDQGQSDAMNKAFALSGGEVIGYLNADDYYQDDVLSEVIQLFNSPALPDIVTGKLRILWNGEVVYRDAVDDYKFIAHYWLHKFPANPVSYFYKRDVQLKTGNFPVDNHQTMDYWFLLRAFRNRKICSTEIEFGVFDLHADTKTFSSLSNNSLNDKLLREYLNYANTLPLFHKIVFLYPWFKLTYGKKIYERLYYLEIRTRMFIKTRLLNVR; from the coding sequence ATGAAAATTAGTGTACTTACAATATGCTTTAATGCTGAAGCCTATATTGAGCGAGCCATTCAATCGGTATTACAGCAGCGACATGCTGATTGGGAGCATATTGTAATTGACGGTGGAAGTACAGATGGTACTGTTGACATATTAAAAAAATATAGTCATTTGAAGTGGATCTCGGAGCCGGATCAGGGCCAGTCTGATGCTATGAACAAAGCCTTTGCCTTATCAGGCGGTGAAGTAATCGGCTATTTAAATGCAGATGATTATTATCAGGATGATGTGTTAAGCGAGGTGATACAATTGTTTAACAGTCCTGCTTTGCCTGATATTGTAACCGGGAAGCTCAGAATTCTCTGGAACGGGGAGGTTGTATATAGAGATGCTGTAGATGACTATAAATTTATAGCTCATTACTGGTTGCATAAGTTTCCTGCTAATCCCGTTAGCTACTTTTATAAAAGAGATGTACAGCTTAAAACAGGGAACTTTCCAGTGGATAACCATCAAACTATGGACTACTGGTTTCTGCTCAGAGCCTTTCGGAACAGAAAGATCTGCAGTACAGAAATTGAGTTTGGGGTTTTTGATCTGCATGCTGATACCAAAACATTTTCCAGTCTCTCTAATAATAGTCTTAACGATAAACTGCTGCGCGAATACCTGAATTATGCTAACACATTGCCTTTATTTCATAAAATAGTATTTCTGTATCCATGGTTTAAGCTTACATATGGCAAAAAAATTTATGAGCGGTTATATTATCTTGAAATCAGAACCAGGATGTTTATTAAGACTCGTTTGTTAAATGTCAGATAA